A DNA window from Streptomyces canus contains the following coding sequences:
- a CDS encoding TetR/AcrR family transcriptional regulator yields MARTKEFDPETALQAALELFWRRGYEATSMSDLVEHLGIGRASIYATFGSKHELYLRALDRYDRAGLPPIVRELSQPGPALPAVRRVVRRYATEAADEQLRRNGCMVTNAAAELAPHDPAAARHVERNWDQLETVLHSALARAQAQGELPADRDPLTLARMLLVLLQGLRVVGKASADPARVRDAAEQALALLD; encoded by the coding sequence GTGGCCAGGACCAAGGAGTTCGATCCCGAGACCGCGCTGCAGGCAGCTCTGGAGCTGTTCTGGCGGCGCGGCTACGAGGCGACGTCGATGTCCGACCTCGTGGAGCACCTCGGTATCGGGCGGGCCAGCATCTACGCCACCTTCGGCAGCAAGCACGAGCTGTATCTGAGGGCGCTGGACCGCTACGACAGGGCAGGACTCCCGCCGATCGTGCGGGAGCTGTCCCAACCGGGGCCCGCTCTGCCGGCCGTGCGAAGGGTCGTACGGCGGTACGCCACGGAGGCCGCCGACGAACAACTGCGCCGTAACGGTTGCATGGTCACCAACGCGGCGGCCGAACTGGCCCCGCACGACCCGGCGGCCGCGCGACACGTCGAGCGCAACTGGGACCAGTTGGAGACCGTGCTGCACTCGGCGCTGGCCCGCGCGCAGGCGCAGGGCGAACTGCCGGCGGACCGCGACCCGTTGACCCTCGCGAGGATGTTGCTGGTACTGCTCCAGGGGCTGCGTGTCGTCGGCAAGGCGTCGGCGGACCCGGCCCGGGTGCGGGACGCGGCGGAACAGGCATTGGCACTGCTCGACTGA
- the nirD gene encoding nitrite reductase small subunit NirD produces MTLAPETTDLKVEIQLNDDWFAVCELARLLPGRGVAALLPDGRQAALFRDRAGNLYAIDNRDPFGGAAVLSRGLTGTHQGRPFVASPLLKQRFDLETGQCLDDESVRITTYAVRAA; encoded by the coding sequence ATGACCCTGGCACCCGAGACCACCGACCTGAAGGTCGAAATCCAGCTGAACGACGACTGGTTCGCGGTCTGCGAGCTGGCCCGGCTGCTCCCCGGCCGGGGCGTGGCGGCCCTGCTGCCCGACGGCCGCCAGGCCGCCCTGTTCCGCGACCGCGCCGGCAACCTGTACGCCATCGACAACCGCGACCCCTTCGGCGGCGCGGCGGTCCTCTCCCGCGGCCTGACCGGCACCCACCAGGGACGGCCGTTCGTGGCCTCGCCACTGCTGAAGCAGCGCTTCGACCTGGAGACCGGGCAGTGCCTGGACGACGAGTCGGTGCGGATCACGACATATGCGGTGCGGGCGGCGTAG
- the nirB gene encoding nitrite reductase large subunit NirB, protein MTATPGPTPTIVLVGHGMVGQRFLEALAERGMTATHRVVVLCEEPRPAYDRVALTSYFSGKTPEDLSVTDMEFIETHGIELYIGDPAVAVDREAKKVTAKSGQVFEYETLVLATGSYPFVPPVPNKDAQGCFVYRTIEDLLAIEEYAKTRTTGAVVGGGLLGLEAAGALKGLGLTSHIVEFAPRLMPVQVDEGGGAALLRTIEEMGLSVHTGVGTQEIVVDEAGAVTGMKLSDGSELATDLVVFSAGVRPRDQLARDCGLTVGERGGIAVDEQCRTVADPHVFAIGECALASDGRVYGLVAPGYEQAETAAATIASDEAAFLGADLSTKLKLLGVDVASFGDAHGATADCLDVVYSDSRAGLYKKLVIGRDGTLLGGILVGDAEAYGTLKAFTGSVPPVKPESLVLPAGAGESVQLGPTALPDDAIICSCNNVRKGTIRAAVTDHQCTTVPEVKKCTKAGTTCGSCVKVLGQLVTAELEASGVEVDKGLCGCFSQTREELYEIVLALRINTYQDLLDRYGRDGAKGGDGCEICKPAVGSIIASLAPTIGASGYVLDGEQASLQDSNDHFLANIQKNGSYSVVPRIPGGEITPEGLIVIGEIARDFGLYTKITGGQRIDMFGARVEQLPLIWTRLVDAGFESGHAYGKSLRTVKSCVGQTWCRYGVQDSVRMAIDLELRYRGLRSPHKLKSAVSGCARECAEAQSKDFGVIATSNGWNLYVGGNGGATPRHADLLAQDLSDAELIRLIDRFLMFYIRTADRLERTSTWLERIPGGLDHVRDVVVEDSLGICEELESLMTAHVAHYADEWATTINDPEKLARFVSFVNAPDTPDPVVGFVPERDQIKPDLPLLTIGHRPLEGSAQR, encoded by the coding sequence ATGACCGCCACCCCGGGGCCCACCCCCACGATCGTGCTCGTCGGCCACGGCATGGTCGGCCAGCGCTTCCTCGAAGCACTCGCCGAGCGCGGCATGACCGCCACCCACCGCGTGGTCGTGCTGTGCGAGGAGCCGCGTCCCGCGTACGACCGCGTCGCGCTCACCTCGTACTTCTCGGGCAAGACGCCCGAGGACCTCTCCGTGACGGACATGGAGTTCATCGAGACGCACGGCATCGAGCTGTACATCGGCGACCCCGCCGTCGCTGTCGACCGCGAGGCGAAGAAGGTCACCGCGAAGTCCGGGCAGGTCTTCGAGTACGAGACCCTCGTCCTCGCCACCGGCTCCTACCCGTTCGTGCCGCCGGTCCCCAACAAGGACGCCCAGGGCTGTTTCGTCTACCGCACGATCGAGGACCTGCTCGCCATCGAGGAGTACGCGAAGACCCGCACCACCGGTGCCGTGGTCGGCGGCGGTCTGCTCGGTCTGGAGGCGGCCGGCGCGCTGAAGGGGCTCGGACTGACCTCCCACATCGTGGAGTTCGCGCCGCGGCTGATGCCGGTGCAGGTCGACGAGGGCGGTGGCGCGGCGCTGCTGCGCACCATCGAGGAGATGGGTCTGAGCGTCCACACCGGGGTGGGCACGCAGGAGATCGTGGTCGACGAGGCCGGTGCCGTCACCGGCATGAAGCTCTCCGACGGCAGCGAACTCGCCACCGACCTGGTGGTGTTCTCCGCCGGTGTCCGCCCCCGCGACCAGCTGGCCCGTGACTGCGGTCTGACGGTCGGCGAGCGCGGCGGCATCGCGGTCGACGAGCAGTGCCGTACGGTCGCCGACCCGCACGTCTTCGCGATCGGCGAGTGCGCGCTGGCCTCCGACGGCCGGGTGTACGGCCTGGTGGCCCCCGGTTACGAGCAGGCCGAGACGGCCGCCGCGACCATCGCCTCCGACGAGGCCGCCTTCCTCGGCGCGGACCTGTCCACCAAGCTGAAGCTGCTCGGCGTGGACGTCGCCTCCTTCGGTGACGCGCACGGCGCGACCGCGGACTGCCTCGACGTCGTCTACTCCGACTCGCGTGCGGGCCTGTACAAGAAGCTCGTCATCGGCCGCGACGGCACGCTGCTCGGCGGCATCCTGGTCGGCGACGCGGAGGCGTACGGCACCCTGAAGGCGTTCACCGGTTCGGTCCCGCCGGTCAAGCCCGAGTCGCTGGTGCTGCCCGCCGGTGCCGGGGAGTCCGTCCAGCTCGGCCCGACCGCGCTGCCGGACGACGCGATCATCTGTTCCTGCAACAACGTCCGCAAGGGCACGATCCGCGCCGCGGTCACCGACCACCAGTGCACGACCGTGCCCGAGGTGAAGAAGTGCACCAAGGCCGGTACGACCTGCGGCAGTTGCGTCAAGGTGCTCGGCCAGCTGGTCACCGCCGAGCTGGAGGCGTCCGGCGTCGAGGTCGACAAGGGCCTGTGCGGCTGCTTCTCGCAGACCCGCGAGGAGCTCTACGAGATCGTCCTCGCCCTGCGCATCAACACCTACCAGGACCTCCTGGACCGCTACGGCCGCGACGGTGCCAAGGGCGGCGACGGCTGCGAGATCTGCAAGCCGGCGGTCGGCTCGATCATCGCCTCCCTCGCCCCGACCATCGGCGCGAGCGGCTATGTCCTGGACGGCGAGCAGGCGTCCCTGCAGGACTCCAACGACCACTTCCTCGCCAACATCCAGAAGAACGGCTCCTACTCGGTCGTCCCGCGCATCCCCGGCGGTGAGATCACCCCGGAGGGCCTCATCGTGATCGGTGAGATCGCCCGCGACTTCGGCCTCTACACGAAGATCACCGGTGGTCAGCGGATCGACATGTTCGGCGCCCGCGTCGAGCAACTCCCACTGATCTGGACCCGGTTGGTGGACGCCGGCTTCGAGTCCGGCCACGCCTACGGCAAGTCCCTGCGCACGGTGAAGTCCTGCGTCGGCCAGACCTGGTGCCGCTACGGCGTCCAGGACTCGGTCCGCATGGCGATCGACCTGGAGCTGCGCTACCGGGGCCTGAGGTCGCCGCACAAGCTGAAGTCGGCGGTGTCCGGCTGCGCCCGTGAGTGCGCGGAGGCCCAGTCGAAGGACTTCGGCGTCATCGCCACCTCCAACGGCTGGAACCTGTACGTCGGCGGCAACGGCGGCGCGACCCCCCGCCACGCGGACCTGCTGGCCCAGGACCTCTCGGACGCCGAACTGATCAGGCTGATCGACCGGTTCCTGATGTTCTACATCCGCACCGCGGACCGTCTGGAGCGCACCTCGACCTGGCTGGAGCGCATCCCCGGCGGCCTGGACCACGTCCGTGACGTGGTCGTGGAGGACTCCCTCGGCATCTGCGAGGAGCTGGAGTCCCTGATGACGGCCCACGTGGCGCACTACGCCGACGAGTGGGCGACCACCATCAACGACCCCGAGAAGCTCGCCCGGTTCGTGTCCTTCGTGAACGCCCCCGACACCCCCGACCCGGTCGTCGGCTTCGTCCCCGAGCGCGACCAGATCAAGCCCGACCTGCCGCTGCTGACCATCGGCCACCGCCCCCTGGAAGGAAGCGCCCAGCGATGA